One stretch of Leptospira bourretii DNA includes these proteins:
- a CDS encoding LamG-like jellyroll fold domain-containing protein: MNFLQKVFVYSIALPLFACQFPSINRSILETFTTFRFLQANTLTYSVSFRVTGLLGSGLQVENNGDLVNVTANETYTFSKKISSGSFYNVTVKTPPTSPIQKCIVSSGSGTVLNGNIEGIQIVCGDALYLISGTVTGLLGNGLQLQNITGAGTDTINVNAANFSFPPLPAGETYNFSIVSQPTNPSQTCSITTPAMTTGTMTATHITSTINCSTNSFVVNAQVTGILGTLGVGNELKLTLDGSNTINVTTDGTFAFPGTYLSGGTFSIAIDNPGGIIPTGVCSLSSGTITVANGIYTIPVNCSNAFLISGTVSSPGGTTTSILSGSVTLDLVNTGGTAFTTQQVTVASGVTNFTFPSTIPGGSDYEIVVSLSSPNQVCTMTAGATHSGTNSDQGGAVVNCSLPTANFSPVSGSVFNDDGTVTLSTLIPGSEYRYTLGNGGQVNPTCSTGTMTTSTVTITDTNQAVIKAIHCKTGWVESTVQTSTYTLKVTTPTPSLATGSLLNSGDTVSFSTTTTGTTWVCKESAAGTPADPVCGLTANTCSSGTVGNYTFPTPGSSQNVKVRMCKVNYLGSDILSLNYQPNVYTVGGTISSLTIPFGVNTFVLQNNAGDDLIVAGNGTFTFNTAIPTGSNYAVTVFSNPQNPWQTCSITSGSGTVASTAITNIAIGCSVNNYSMSGNITSTVPLPSGLTVTNGIDSINVPGGATTTPISFTTPIASGTGYDISITAEPPGYVCAIQSNYTGTVLGTNITNVAVNCVVGYRYGNTITAKKPAPLQIHYYRGQVSTAAGQTTSGSADATGTSATFTNIGGITFDGTKGFIVDSGNHKIRIFDPTTSGVSSLVGNGSSGNTAGSGAVSAFNLPRGITTDGTYLYVTEFNGNRIKRILISSGYAETFAGDDSTLSPSNANVDSTDPLLARFASPTGIVFDDEKLYIADRNNSAIRVIKLRTREVSTLTSGGDINQPEGITISGDYIYVSNLGTFNITKTHKVTGATTILAGSSTGGFVDGMGGNASFFMPHGITHDGIFLYVADYGNHRIRRIHMTTGEVITIAGSGGTGLINGEGVNASLNAPMYISNIGNVLVFGTTHALRSLNPSGLLAYYPLNGSVQNYLNNQTITAVGSPGFGLGRFGESSGAAATSSGNAGIAPSPSGSTNNITMSAWFNWDGSIPLTAKMIFYNGTTSSDGHGIFISSQSQLGILRGSFPTDVVPINVLPGQWTHVAMSVDTNNVYRVYMNGNCVYQKQFVTNPPTGDFSIGVAAMANYFPGRIADVRYYANVLNEAEINDLARNADPGLVGNSYASRPIELLMQYELNGNLNPTGPIGIPLAQYGSLTNFAPGRDRSTNSSIRFYADNSGYANGSETGLPMGQHPRSVCVWVHPERYPVNANENSPIFSYGTTGGNTEFILALFKNAGGTNQIRFGGLGGGEVFTNYSFPINQWSHICGTFDGSVGTIYHNGTVIAGPSIIGSSVTTTPGTGVYVGKIMTFPTQHFAGKMADLRIYSKALDPKEVRLISAQIPVGLVARFDFNNGFQDVSGMGNQVTNMGVGLSTDRFGNASSAISTNGTNYLSVSTTGTQLPDAKKPRTVCVHHKSQLANPGTIVSYGMASVDRLTSLGTGASGSKYLFAGYGNDVEGLYYNHENVWHQLCGVFYGATNGDLAMLYDNGVLLQTNIKNTWDTLPIAFTIGTRTDLATSYTGSIDEVLIYNRPLSANEIQALSGYDPRQVATWSPTLGVSSLVLHLSAESLSNQTNGTNVTTWHDQSGNAASFFNGASAPTYNNTGFNGKPSVNFDAASSQYLFRGSASDIPSNSSTFFLAFSRTNALDGPLLESASGGVSYNLQSNRIHMTKPSNGDIGYTNPSFGGLLTPYLVGLEHLGATSFGFYSNVLFGGITINTAQTFSQNNIYLGTNETTSSFFTGHISEVLYYKTSLAAAGRNIVFCYLSQKYNVDLVNLGTYCD; this comes from the coding sequence ATGAATTTTCTCCAAAAAGTCTTTGTCTACTCAATCGCATTGCCTCTGTTTGCTTGTCAATTTCCAAGCATCAACCGTTCCATTTTGGAGACCTTTACTACCTTTCGATTTTTACAAGCGAACACATTAACTTACTCCGTTTCTTTTCGTGTAACAGGGCTTTTGGGGTCAGGACTACAGGTTGAAAACAATGGAGATCTAGTAAATGTAACAGCCAACGAAACCTATACATTCTCAAAAAAGATTTCTTCTGGTTCCTTTTACAATGTAACTGTAAAAACCCCGCCCACTTCTCCGATCCAAAAATGCATTGTATCTTCCGGTTCAGGGACTGTACTCAACGGCAATATCGAAGGCATTCAAATTGTTTGCGGGGATGCGCTCTATCTCATCAGCGGAACGGTAACAGGACTTTTGGGAAATGGGTTACAACTCCAAAACATAACAGGTGCAGGAACTGATACGATCAATGTCAATGCTGCAAACTTTTCTTTTCCGCCACTTCCTGCTGGCGAAACTTACAATTTTAGCATTGTCAGCCAACCCACGAATCCAAGCCAAACTTGTTCGATCACAACACCGGCTATGACTACAGGGACTATGACGGCCACCCATATAACATCCACCATCAATTGTTCAACCAATTCCTTTGTTGTAAATGCACAAGTAACGGGGATCTTAGGTACTCTCGGTGTCGGAAATGAACTCAAACTAACATTAGATGGTTCTAATACAATTAACGTAACGACAGATGGAACCTTTGCCTTTCCTGGAACCTATCTAAGTGGAGGAACCTTTTCCATCGCCATTGATAATCCTGGAGGAATCATTCCCACAGGTGTTTGTTCTTTGAGTTCTGGAACCATCACAGTTGCCAATGGGATTTATACCATACCTGTCAATTGTAGCAATGCCTTTCTCATCAGTGGAACCGTCTCGAGCCCTGGTGGAACCACAACCAGTATCCTCAGTGGTTCAGTTACTTTGGATTTGGTGAATACTGGTGGGACAGCATTTACGACCCAACAAGTTACAGTCGCATCTGGTGTGACAAACTTTACTTTCCCATCTACCATTCCCGGTGGTTCCGATTATGAAATTGTTGTCTCCTTGTCTTCACCTAACCAAGTATGTACGATGACAGCAGGGGCTACCCATTCAGGAACCAATTCTGATCAGGGAGGAGCCGTCGTAAATTGTAGTTTGCCCACAGCTAATTTTTCTCCTGTGAGTGGATCTGTATTTAATGATGATGGAACAGTCACACTTTCCACTCTGATTCCTGGATCCGAATACCGTTATACGTTAGGAAATGGAGGACAAGTGAATCCCACTTGTTCCACAGGTACCATGACAACCAGCACCGTAACCATCACCGATACAAACCAAGCAGTTATCAAAGCCATCCATTGCAAAACAGGATGGGTTGAGTCAACAGTTCAAACCTCAACTTACACTTTGAAGGTGACAACGCCAACTCCAAGTTTGGCGACAGGTTCGTTACTGAATTCAGGAGATACAGTCAGTTTTTCAACTACAACAACAGGTACTACCTGGGTTTGTAAAGAGAGCGCTGCAGGAACCCCTGCCGATCCAGTTTGCGGCTTGACGGCAAACACTTGTTCTTCGGGAACAGTCGGCAATTATACCTTCCCTACACCTGGTTCTTCTCAAAATGTAAAAGTTCGGATGTGTAAGGTAAACTATTTGGGAAGCGACATTCTTAGTTTAAATTACCAACCGAATGTTTACACAGTGGGAGGGACAATCAGTTCACTCACCATTCCTTTTGGAGTGAACACCTTTGTTTTACAAAACAACGCAGGAGATGATTTGATCGTTGCGGGAAATGGTACTTTTACCTTTAATACTGCCATTCCCACTGGGTCCAATTATGCCGTCACAGTATTTTCCAACCCACAAAATCCTTGGCAAACTTGCAGTATCACCAGTGGATCAGGTACTGTAGCATCAACAGCAATCACAAATATCGCGATTGGATGTTCGGTAAATAACTATTCCATGAGTGGAAACATCACAAGTACAGTTCCTTTACCTTCTGGACTGACCGTCACCAATGGAATCGACTCCATCAATGTTCCCGGTGGTGCCACAACCACTCCTATTTCATTTACAACACCCATTGCCAGTGGAACTGGTTATGATATCTCCATCACCGCCGAACCACCAGGTTATGTCTGCGCCATCCAATCAAATTATACTGGAACTGTACTTGGAACAAACATTACGAATGTAGCTGTAAACTGCGTTGTTGGATATCGGTATGGAAATACCATCACGGCTAAAAAACCGGCCCCTTTACAAATTCATTATTATCGAGGTCAGGTGAGCACTGCAGCAGGACAAACCACAAGCGGATCTGCGGATGCCACGGGAACCTCAGCCACGTTTACAAATATTGGAGGGATTACTTTTGATGGAACCAAAGGTTTTATAGTCGATTCTGGAAATCATAAAATTCGAATCTTCGACCCAACAACAAGTGGAGTGTCATCCCTTGTAGGAAATGGAAGTTCTGGAAATACAGCAGGGTCAGGCGCTGTCAGTGCTTTCAATTTGCCAAGAGGAATCACAACCGATGGAACTTATCTTTATGTGACTGAGTTCAATGGAAATCGAATCAAAAGAATTCTGATTAGCTCGGGTTATGCGGAAACATTTGCCGGAGATGATTCAACATTATCACCTAGCAATGCAAATGTGGATTCGACAGATCCATTACTTGCAAGGTTTGCCTCTCCTACAGGAATTGTATTCGATGATGAAAAGTTATATATTGCCGATCGAAACAATTCAGCCATCAGAGTGATCAAACTTCGTACGAGAGAAGTATCCACACTGACCAGTGGAGGAGATATCAACCAACCTGAAGGAATCACTATTTCAGGGGATTATATTTATGTATCCAACCTAGGAACTTTTAACATTACCAAAACTCATAAAGTGACTGGTGCCACCACAATCCTTGCTGGAAGTTCCACGGGAGGATTTGTAGATGGAATGGGAGGGAATGCAAGTTTTTTTATGCCACATGGAATCACACATGATGGTATCTTTTTATATGTAGCTGATTATGGAAATCATCGAATCAGGCGAATCCACATGACAACTGGTGAAGTCATCACCATTGCAGGTTCTGGTGGCACTGGTCTTATCAATGGAGAAGGAGTGAATGCCTCCCTCAATGCACCAATGTACATTTCTAATATTGGAAATGTTTTGGTATTCGGAACGACTCATGCACTTAGGTCTCTCAATCCTTCTGGACTGTTAGCTTACTATCCTCTAAACGGATCCGTCCAAAACTATTTGAATAACCAAACAATCACGGCTGTGGGAAGCCCTGGATTTGGACTCGGTCGGTTTGGAGAATCATCTGGTGCAGCGGCAACATCCAGTGGCAACGCAGGAATAGCACCTTCGCCTTCGGGGTCAACAAACAACATCACTATGTCTGCTTGGTTCAACTGGGATGGATCCATTCCTCTCACCGCCAAAATGATCTTCTATAATGGAACGACAAGTTCTGATGGACATGGAATTTTTATTTCCTCTCAAAGCCAACTGGGGATCTTACGGGGAAGTTTTCCAACCGATGTAGTACCCATTAATGTTTTACCTGGACAATGGACACATGTGGCTATGTCAGTCGACACCAATAATGTGTATCGAGTGTATATGAATGGGAATTGTGTTTACCAAAAACAATTCGTTACAAACCCACCCACAGGAGATTTTTCGATTGGAGTTGCGGCAATGGCCAACTACTTTCCAGGAAGGATCGCCGATGTTCGTTATTATGCAAACGTGTTGAATGAAGCAGAAATCAATGACCTTGCTCGCAATGCAGACCCAGGTCTTGTTGGAAATTCTTATGCCTCGCGTCCGATTGAACTTCTGATGCAGTATGAATTGAATGGGAATTTAAACCCAACTGGACCAATCGGAATTCCCTTAGCACAGTATGGAAGTTTGACTAACTTTGCGCCAGGGAGAGACAGAAGTACAAACTCTAGCATTAGATTTTATGCAGATAATTCAGGTTATGCGAATGGATCGGAGACAGGTTTGCCAATGGGGCAACACCCTCGTAGTGTTTGCGTTTGGGTACATCCCGAACGATATCCAGTCAATGCAAACGAAAACTCACCTATTTTTTCTTACGGCACTACTGGTGGCAATACGGAATTTATCCTTGCCTTATTTAAAAATGCCGGAGGGACCAATCAGATTCGATTTGGAGGTTTGGGAGGTGGTGAAGTATTTACAAATTATTCCTTTCCTATCAACCAATGGTCGCATATCTGCGGAACCTTTGACGGTTCTGTTGGAACCATTTATCACAATGGAACGGTGATCGCAGGCCCATCCATCATTGGAAGTTCCGTCACAACTACCCCAGGAACGGGTGTCTATGTTGGAAAAATCATGACATTTCCTACTCAGCATTTTGCTGGTAAAATGGCAGATTTAAGAATTTATTCCAAAGCCCTAGACCCAAAGGAAGTTCGGTTGATTTCTGCACAAATCCCTGTGGGCCTTGTCGCTCGTTTTGATTTTAATAATGGTTTCCAAGATGTAAGTGGAATGGGGAACCAAGTCACCAATATGGGAGTTGGTCTTTCGACAGATCGTTTCGGAAATGCCTCAAGTGCCATCAGTACCAACGGAACCAATTATCTCTCTGTGTCGACCACTGGTACCCAATTACCAGATGCCAAAAAACCAAGGACTGTTTGTGTGCACCACAAATCCCAACTGGCAAATCCCGGAACCATTGTTAGTTACGGAATGGCAAGTGTAGATCGACTAACTTCATTGGGCACGGGAGCCTCAGGAAGTAAATATTTATTTGCTGGATATGGAAATGATGTAGAAGGCCTATATTACAATCATGAAAACGTATGGCACCAACTTTGTGGAGTTTTTTACGGTGCAACTAACGGCGACCTTGCGATGTTATACGATAATGGAGTTTTACTCCAAACGAATATCAAAAACACTTGGGACACTCTGCCCATAGCTTTTACCATAGGGACAAGAACTGATCTCGCTACTAGTTACACCGGATCCATTGATGAAGTTTTAATTTATAACCGGCCTTTGAGTGCTAATGAAATCCAAGCGCTTTCTGGATATGATCCAAGACAGGTTGCTACCTGGTCACCGACATTAGGTGTTAGCAGTTTGGTTCTTCACCTAAGTGCTGAAAGTTTGTCAAACCAAACAAATGGAACAAACGTAACTACTTGGCATGACCAAAGTGGAAATGCTGCTTCATTTTTTAACGGTGCCTCTGCACCGACTTATAACAATACTGGATTCAATGGAAAACCTTCGGTTAATTTTGATGCAGCAAGTTCACAATATCTTTTTAGAGGTTCTGCATCGGACATTCCATCCAATAGTTCGACCTTCTTTTTGGCCTTTAGTCGAACCAATGCTTTAGATGGCCCATTATTAGAATCTGCATCAGGAGGAGTTTCTTATAATCTCCAAAGCAATCGAATTCATATGACAAAACCAAGCAATGGAGATATAGGATATACGAATCCAAGTTTTGGTGGGCTTCTTACACCTTACTTGGTGGGACTCGAACATTTGGGTGCAACTTCCTTTGGATTTTATTCTAACGTTTTATTTGGCGGAATCACTATCAATACCGCACAAACCTTTTCACAAAATAATATTTATTTAGGAACCAATGAAACTACTTCCAGTTTTTTCACTGGCCATATCAGTGAAGTTCTGTATTACAAAACAAGTTTGGCAGCTGCAGGTAGAAACATTGTATTTTGTTACTTATCTCAAAAGTATAATGTTGATTTGGTGAATTTAGGAACCTATTGTGATTGA
- a CDS encoding c-type cytochrome, whose product MKIRLSLLCLILLSFLADCSSENETPKKEPPPPPAVTVPFPEAMYVQNGCVSCHGTLGNGRGTRTQLLGNSRIPNFQDKSTYIYGSSKEAIAKTIKNGVPGTYMKAYSHMRKTEIDAVAEYIQKMQK is encoded by the coding sequence ATGAAGATTCGTTTATCACTGCTATGTTTAATTCTTCTTTCTTTTTTAGCAGACTGTTCTTCGGAAAACGAAACCCCGAAAAAAGAGCCACCTCCTCCACCAGCGGTGACTGTTCCCTTTCCTGAAGCTATGTATGTACAAAATGGATGTGTATCTTGTCATGGCACTTTGGGGAATGGACGAGGAACAAGAACTCAGTTATTGGGAAACTCTCGAATTCCAAATTTCCAAGATAAATCAACTTATATTTATGGATCTTCCAAAGAAGCCATAGCCAAAACTATCAAAAACGGAGTTCCCGGAACTTATATGAAAGCATATTCTCATATGCGGAAAACAGAAATAGATGCCGTGGCCGAATACATTCAAAAAATGCAGAAATAA
- a CDS encoding acetoacetate--CoA ligase, translating into MATQNILWTPSSKETNLSRFLGHLETKFAKSFSDYVSFHKFSVDEFELFWKEWLSYSGLKLHKEPQKTIERGVHFANSEWFPGALYNFAENLLEVGDPESFALVFYSEDGKIQKLKYSELKQEVLKLQKHLFGLGVKKGDRVVGLVPNAPISTIGMLATTSLGAIWSSASPDFGVRGILDRFEQINPKVLISVESYLFKGKQIPIVDKLEEVSIQLAKSTNSEFKQTLVYDFVEPIKDFGNIQNPFRYNEISPPKPSDQLSYASISFSDPVYIMFSSGTTGLPKCIVQGGGVLLNHTKELSLHCNVSKHDRFFYYTTCGWMMWNWSQSVLALGATLYQFDGNPFHPSWETLWSMAEKESIKVFGTSAKYLSVLEEENINVKSKYPLPELKVILSTGSPLPNSGFRYVYQNIKKDLQLSSISGGTDLNGCFALGNPNLPVFEGEIQCKGLGMDVQVFDDMGKSVSNQKGELVCPTPFPSMPLFFWNDESGAKYKSAYFETYDNIWCHGDFASITPENGLVIYGRSDATLNPGGVRIGTADIYSVVSTIPEVKDSVIIGQDYKDDVRVILFVVTADGVLLDESLIKKIKDRIKLETSPRHVPSLVLSVPEIPYTVNGKKVEIAVKQTVAGLEVKNKNALANPNSLNFFKDRKELQV; encoded by the coding sequence ATGGCGACTCAAAATATACTGTGGACACCGAGTTCAAAAGAAACCAATTTATCCCGTTTCCTAGGGCATTTAGAAACCAAGTTTGCGAAATCATTTTCAGATTATGTTTCTTTCCACAAATTTTCGGTGGATGAATTTGAGTTATTTTGGAAGGAGTGGTTGTCTTATTCGGGTTTAAAGTTACATAAAGAACCCCAAAAGACGATTGAACGAGGAGTTCATTTTGCAAACTCAGAATGGTTCCCTGGTGCACTTTATAATTTTGCAGAAAATTTACTCGAAGTGGGAGATCCCGAATCCTTCGCATTAGTTTTTTATTCGGAAGATGGAAAGATCCAAAAATTAAAATATTCAGAACTAAAACAAGAAGTTCTAAAATTGCAAAAACATTTGTTTGGCCTGGGTGTTAAAAAAGGAGACCGTGTTGTGGGCCTTGTACCCAATGCTCCTATATCTACCATTGGAATGTTGGCAACTACTTCGTTAGGTGCTATATGGTCTAGTGCTTCACCAGATTTTGGGGTTAGGGGAATTCTTGACCGTTTTGAACAAATCAATCCTAAGGTTTTAATCTCTGTTGAGTCTTATTTATTCAAGGGAAAACAAATTCCAATTGTTGATAAATTGGAAGAAGTGTCCATTCAATTGGCCAAATCAACAAACTCTGAATTCAAACAAACTTTGGTTTATGATTTTGTGGAGCCCATCAAAGATTTTGGGAATATACAAAATCCATTTCGATACAATGAAATTTCTCCACCAAAACCTTCTGATCAATTGTCTTACGCCTCCATTTCCTTTTCCGATCCGGTATACATTATGTTTTCTTCTGGAACAACCGGTCTTCCGAAATGTATTGTTCAGGGCGGGGGAGTTTTACTCAACCATACCAAAGAACTTTCTCTTCATTGTAATGTATCCAAACATGATCGTTTTTTTTATTATACAACTTGCGGTTGGATGATGTGGAATTGGTCTCAGTCTGTATTAGCGTTAGGTGCAACACTTTATCAATTTGATGGAAATCCTTTCCATCCATCTTGGGAAACTCTATGGTCGATGGCTGAAAAAGAATCGATCAAGGTCTTTGGAACTAGTGCCAAGTATCTTTCTGTATTGGAAGAGGAAAATATAAACGTAAAATCCAAATATCCTTTGCCTGAATTAAAAGTAATTTTATCAACTGGTTCACCACTTCCAAATTCTGGATTTCGTTACGTGTATCAGAATATCAAAAAAGATTTACAATTGTCTTCTATATCCGGTGGAACAGACTTAAATGGATGTTTTGCTTTGGGAAATCCCAACTTACCTGTGTTTGAGGGGGAAATTCAGTGTAAGGGATTGGGAATGGATGTGCAGGTATTTGATGATATGGGTAAATCAGTTTCGAATCAAAAAGGGGAATTGGTATGCCCAACTCCATTTCCTTCCATGCCTCTATTCTTTTGGAATGATGAATCGGGTGCAAAGTATAAATCGGCGTATTTTGAAACCTATGATAATATTTGGTGTCATGGAGATTTTGCATCCATCACACCTGAAAATGGTTTGGTGATTTATGGTAGGTCCGATGCCACTTTGAATCCAGGTGGTGTGCGGATTGGAACTGCTGATATTTACTCTGTAGTTTCTACTATTCCTGAAGTGAAAGATAGCGTCATCATTGGACAAGATTATAAAGATGATGTACGTGTGATTTTATTTGTAGTAACAGCTGATGGTGTTCTTTTGGATGAAAGTTTAATCAAAAAAATTAAAGATCGTATCAAACTGGAAACTTCTCCTAGGCATGTTCCTTCGTTAGTACTTTCAGTTCCTGAAATTCCTTATACAGTGAATGGAAAAAAAGTAGAAATTGCCGTAAAACAAACGGTAGCTGGACTTGAGGTGAAAAATAAAAACGCACTTGCTAATCCAAATTCATTGAACTTTTTTAAAGACAGAAAGGAGTTACAAGTATGA
- a CDS encoding MBOAT family O-acyltransferase yields the protein MLFNSIDYFFFFIACYIIYWILPSRFRKYILIIFSLIFYAYWSGSFLIHFVAFIILTHLCVLGILKTKSRIFLILGVGINLINLCFFKYFLTYIKYLMLEGDLTIPFFQSLSEIILPLAISFYTFQMIAYLVDAWRGKFTESPFVNFLLFILFFPQLIAGPIMRHDDFYDQIDHSKLTLDFVQRGILHIISGLVKKILIADQLAKIINPVYLSPGEYDGISILLTAVAFSFQVYGDFSGYTDLARGSAFLLGYEIPENFRSPFLSVSFSELWSRWHYTLSSWIRDYLYIPLGGNRVSELRYNINTIIVMSLSGLWHGNTYTFFLWGFFHGVFLSIERFAFGKPDRKSMSFTKQVFAVIWIFIIFSILATFFRIDTLARISAFWSASINLTGKIIYRPDFWGLILASCILHIIEYKNYFKDKLQKYLNYLIPIFALLVFFALVKIESPVETFIYFQF from the coding sequence ATGCTGTTCAATTCCATTGATTATTTTTTCTTTTTTATCGCCTGTTATATTATCTATTGGATTTTACCTTCTCGTTTTCGAAAATATATTCTCATAATTTTTTCGCTTATCTTCTACGCGTATTGGAGCGGTTCATTTTTAATCCATTTCGTAGCATTTATCATCCTCACTCATCTCTGTGTTCTCGGTATCCTCAAAACCAAAAGCAGGATTTTTCTAATTTTGGGTGTAGGAATCAATTTGATCAATTTATGTTTTTTCAAATATTTCCTAACGTATATAAAATATTTAATGTTAGAGGGTGATTTAACCATTCCCTTTTTCCAATCCTTATCAGAAATTATCTTACCTTTAGCGATTAGTTTTTATACATTTCAAATGATAGCATACTTGGTAGATGCGTGGAGAGGAAAATTTACAGAATCTCCATTCGTTAACTTTTTATTATTCATTTTATTTTTCCCACAACTCATTGCTGGTCCCATTATGAGGCACGATGATTTTTATGATCAAATCGATCATTCTAAACTTACTTTGGATTTTGTACAAAGGGGAATACTACATATCATTTCTGGTCTGGTTAAAAAAATACTCATCGCCGACCAACTTGCAAAAATCATCAATCCTGTTTATTTGAGTCCAGGGGAATATGATGGAATTTCAATATTACTAACAGCCGTTGCATTTTCTTTTCAAGTATATGGAGACTTTTCCGGATATACAGACCTTGCGAGAGGTTCTGCTTTTCTTCTTGGATACGAAATTCCAGAAAACTTTCGTTCTCCATTTTTATCGGTCAGCTTCTCCGAATTATGGAGCCGATGGCACTACACACTTTCTTCCTGGATCAGAGATTATTTATACATTCCGTTAGGTGGAAACCGAGTTTCGGAACTAAGGTATAATATCAATACCATCATCGTCATGTCTTTATCTGGACTTTGGCATGGAAACACCTATACATTTTTTCTTTGGGGATTTTTCCATGGAGTTTTTCTCTCCATCGAACGATTTGCATTTGGAAAACCAGATCGGAAGTCAATGTCCTTCACAAAACAAGTATTTGCCGTTATATGGATATTCATAATTTTCTCTATCCTAGCTACTTTTTTTCGTATCGATACTTTAGCAAGGATCTCAGCATTCTGGTCTGCTAGTATAAACCTTACTGGCAAAATTATTTATCGCCCAGATTTCTGGGGATTAATCCTTGCGAGTTGTATTTTGCATATCATTGAATACAAAAACTATTTTAAAGACAAACTTCAAAAATATCTAAACTACTTGATTCCAATTTTCGCCCTACTTGTTTTCTTTGCTTTAGTCAAAATAGAAAGTCCTGTAGAAACATTTATTTATTTCCAATTTTGA
- a CDS encoding DUF1574 family protein, which translates to MNQKRIYLYPFFILLSIFIIDKLVCIPQFREAGRRAYKSGQNVLIGLPKVWEEDKKKQSENTKVIVVAGTSRSDIFHEWENIPVNKNTYPFPTYFETRSSIKASEYFLFYLMTKSMIDSDFKPDVLFLEFSEEMLNENNIFSYKSKWQELMLHEDELIDIFPAFNFKFQREILMRLAFVSYNYHFSPIQGISNLIKGKTANDDTYFIALASYLNKKRPFDPKFVGIEIDNFTPQEYKDRIIDYSESQRERLLPNYAFSETEYIFLKKIIQLAEEHNIPMVIWEPQVHPYYNQLRKSITGGNLFESLGPNLVSVNSKNIRLISLNKGNTNCKTFLDSSHVSPICVPEIADKLLQTAKEIPNYK; encoded by the coding sequence ATGAACCAAAAACGAATTTATCTTTATCCATTTTTTATTCTACTTTCGATTTTCATAATCGATAAATTGGTTTGTATCCCGCAATTCAGAGAAGCAGGAAGAAGAGCCTACAAGTCCGGGCAAAACGTACTCATCGGATTGCCAAAAGTTTGGGAAGAAGACAAAAAAAAACAATCAGAGAACACAAAGGTTATTGTAGTTGCAGGCACTTCTCGATCAGACATTTTTCATGAGTGGGAAAATATACCGGTAAACAAAAACACCTACCCTTTCCCGACTTACTTCGAAACCAGATCATCTATTAAAGCTTCAGAATATTTTTTATTCTATTTAATGACAAAGTCTATGATAGATTCAGACTTTAAACCAGATGTGTTATTTTTAGAATTTTCCGAAGAGATGCTAAACGAAAATAATATTTTTTCGTACAAATCTAAATGGCAAGAACTAATGTTGCACGAAGACGAACTGATTGACATCTTTCCAGCTTTTAACTTTAAATTCCAGAGAGAAATTTTAATGCGATTAGCATTTGTTTCTTATAACTATCACTTTAGTCCCATCCAAGGAATATCCAATCTAATTAAAGGCAAAACAGCAAACGATGATACGTATTTTATTGCTCTTGCTTCCTATCTAAACAAAAAGCGACCTTTCGACCCCAAATTTGTCGGTATAGAAATAGATAATTTTACACCACAAGAATACAAAGATCGAATTATTGATTATAGTGAATCCCAAAGAGAACGTTTATTACCTAATTATGCTTTTTCAGAAACAGAATATATTTTCTTAAAAAAAATCATTCAGCTTGCGGAAGAACATAATATTCCCATGGTAATCTGGGAACCTCAAGTCCACCCTTACTATAACCAACTAAGAAAATCGATTACCGGCGGTAATTTATTCGAATCTTTAGGCCCAAATTTGGTCAGCGTTAATTCAAAAAATATTCGTCTCATTTCTTTAAACAAAGGGAACACCAATTGCAAAACTTTTTTGGACAGTAGCCATGTTTCGCCAATCTGTGTGCCAGAAATTGCAGATAAGTTATTGCAAACCGCAAAGGAGATTCCAAACTATAAGTAA